The following proteins are encoded in a genomic region of Arachis ipaensis cultivar K30076 chromosome B02, Araip1.1, whole genome shotgun sequence:
- the LOC107627239 gene encoding troponin I-like has translation MEGITEDDDQEERPQRRRRSEEGEEQTYSAIDMSQLQRALEEISQQNVRAQEQYSRQQEQYLEYRKQYLKDREQNEAWQHRMEERQESWQQQMMVQQQEFQAKILKGQREQTTKLQESYDKMFLTQAKYGEYSQLVSVEEHPSYYWRG, from the coding sequence ATGGAAGGAATTACTGAGGATGATGATCAAGAAGAAAGACCCCAAAGGAGAAGAAGATCAGAGGAAGGGGAAGAGCAAACTTACAGTGCCATAGATATGAGTCAACTACAAAGAGCTCTTGAGGAAATATCACAACAAAATGTAAGAGCACAAGAGCAATATTCAAGGCAACAAGAGCAATATCTAGAGTACCGGAAGCAATATTTAAAAGATAGAGAGCAAAATGAAGCTTGGCAGCACAGAATGGAGGAAAGACAAGAGAGCTGGCAACAACAAATGATGGTCCAACAACAAGAATTTCAAGCCAAGATTCTTAAGgggcaaagagaacaaacaacaaAACTTCAAGAGTCATATGACAAAATGTTCCTGACCCAAGCCAAATATGGGGAATACTCACAACTTGTATCAGTAGAAGAACATCCATCATACTATTGGAGAGGTTAG